ATTCCTTGCGGCCGTGACCTCGCTTTTCCATCGCTTTCCGCCTCGTCTCCTCTGCCATAGCACCAAGCACCACCGAGCACTCCTTCCTTCGCACCTCACGCTGCACCTCCTCCATGGGGGTGCTGCTCCCATGCGCCATGGCCTGCGAGCTCAAGGTCAGGGCGGCCATGCCTtacgagctctgggcggactgcgacGGGGGCTCCTACGAGCTGCTACGGGCGCCATGGCTTATGAGCTCGGGGGCAGACGACGGGAGACTACGAGCTGCTATGGGCGACGCCGTTGAGCATTTGCTACTGGGAGAATCTCATCGGAGCTGCGAGCATCAAGTGACACCTCCCATGTTACAACTGGTGTTTAAGGAAGCTGCCACAGGCGCCGCAAAAAGCTTCAAGCGGTGACACCAAATGCTGGGACCGCTCAGTGCCATCGCAAAAAGCTACAACCAGCGTCGCAAAAAGCTTCGACCGGCATCGCAAAAAGCTTCAACCACGACGACATATGTCAGGGCTGGCTACTGTCAATACCAAAAAAGTTGCACCCATTGTCGCTTTTGCTACTACCGACATCGTTGTTTTGCTACATACCTCACGGCTTAGCTGCGATGTGCGAACACGGCGGTGATCAACAAGCTGTATGTTTTTGCTGGAACGAAGACTATGTGTGCTACAACCGGCTTCGGCAGAGCTACCACCGGTGaatttttttgctacaaccatgtaCGGATTAGTTGTGACCTCGGTCGGGAGCTGCAACAGTTGATGTTTTTGCTACTACCGGCGTTATTGTTTGCTACATGCTTCGCGACTTAGCTGTGACGTTCGACGATGGTGGCGACGTTTTTGCTACAACCGCCGCTGGATTTTGCTTCATCCGTTTATGGATTAGCTGCAACCTGCGACGGCGATTCGCAGCAACTGTGCTTCGGTTTTGCTACCACCGGCGAagattttttgctacatccatgcaTATTTGCTACGACGGTGCTTCAAACACGGTGATGAGCAGCGCGAGATGGTCGTGGGGGTTGTGTTGGGGGGCGAGGTGGCCGGAGGCAGGACCAGATGTGTGCGGGAGAGACAGGCGCAGAGCTTGGGGGAAGAAGGTGCGGCTGACCTGCTGGTGCCGGATACGCGAGGGGAAGAGATGGCATCATGTCCTGAAGAAGACAACGATAGAGGTCAAAAACGCCAGATCGACGGCTACTGAtgcggcgagcggcgacggcgagCCGGCGCGAGCTGCAAGCAGCAGGCCATGTGGAGGAGGGGCGATGGGGGGCTACAGAAAATTCCATCGAGCAATGGCGGACGAGGGCTAAACCAGATGAGGACGAGTGGGGGAAGGAAGAAGAGAACGCAGACCCAATCGGATGGCTGCCTGGCTGAATCAGACGGACAGGGGCTGACCGGCCGAACCGTTGGGCCGACGCACCGGCGCAGATTAGTGCATATAGATTTTAGGTGCAGGCGACTTGGATTACTAGGATGGCAAGCAATTATTAGGTCCCAAGTGAGATCGTTTTGTAATAGTGGTAAGTTTCCTTCTCGGTTAAGAAACCCAGATATCATTGCGCAAAAAATAAAACAAGATATCAATCCATAAACATCTCACTTAAGCCTTCAAGTTACATGAAGTATAACTAAAAGCATACTTGTGTCCCCAACACTTCTAGCGAGGTTTTTAAAGTGCAAAGAAATTGTCACCTTGATGAGAATATGCCCAACTCCAAGTTATATAACTAAGGACTTTCTCATCGAAATTAGGCTTCGAAGTAGAAATGTGAAAGAAATTTGAGAAGATATTCAACCAAGCATGGACGCACCCCTTTTAAAAGCCACCACCCCGGTGCACCTGATAACCCGTACCGGCTATACGTGATACGTGACGGTGCCCGAAAATGTCTCCAGCACCTTCCCACCTCACCGGCGCTGACGCGACGGCGGAACCATTCCGCATCTACGTGGGCTACGACTCCCGCGAGGACATCGCATACCGCGTCTGCCGGCGGTCACTCCTGCGCCGCTCCTCCGTGCCGCTGGAGGTCATCCCGATCGTCCAGCAGGAGCTCCGCGAGGCTGGGCTGTACTGGCGGGAGCGCGGGCCGACGGAGAGCACAGAGTTCTCCTTCACCCGCTTCCTGACGCCGCACCTCGCCGGCTACCGTGGCTGGGCGCTCTTCGTGGACTGCGACTTCCTCTTCGTCGCCGACGTGGCAGAGCTGGCGCGCATGGCCGACCCTCGCTACGCCGTGCTGTGCGTGCACCACGACTACACGCCCAAGGAGGCCACCAAGATGGACGGCGCCGTGCAGACGGTGTACCCCCGCAAGAACTGGTCCTCCATGGTGCTCTTCAACTGCGGCCACCCCAAGAACCGCGCCGCGCTCACGCCGGAGGCCGTGAGCACCCAGAGCGGAGCGCACCTCCACCGATTCGCGTGGCTTGACGACGCCGATGTCGGCGAGGTGCCATTCGCGTGGAACTTCCTCGTGGGGCACAACCGCGTCGACCCGGCGAACGTCGACGGGACCACGCCGCGCGCCATACACTACACGTCCGGCGGGCCGTGGTTCGAGCGGTACAAGGACTGCGAGTTCGCCGACCTCTGGGTCCAGGAGCGCGACGCGTACGAGTCCGCGGAGAAAGAAGACGCGGTGGAAGGTACAGGAGTGCCACCATCGTCTGCAGTTGCAATGGACGCATGATGCACCACGTGTTctgttcatctttgttgttttcCATGTCGACGTGCGATCATGTCACTGCGTACACGCCGTTGTCAAGTTAGTTCCTACTATGAGTGTGACGACTATCATGTAAAAATAAGGCCCTGTAAGGCGTTCCNNNNNNNNNNNNNNNNNNNNNNNNNNNNNNNNNNNNNNNNNNNNNNNNNNNNNNNNNNNNNNNNNNNNNNNNNNNNNNNNNNNNNNNNNNNNNNNNNNNNNNNNNNNNNNNNNNNNNNNNNNNNNNNNNNNNNNNNNNNNNNNNNNNNNNNNNNNNNNNNNNNNNNNNNNNNNNNNNNNNNNNNNNNNNNNNNNNNNNNNNNNNNNNNNNNNNNNNNNNNNNNNNNNNNNNNNNNNNNNNNNNNNNNNNNNNNNNNNNNNNNNNNNNNNNNNNNNNNNNNNNNNNNNNNNNNNNNNNNNNNNNNNNNNNNNNNNNNNNNNNNNNNNNNNNNNNNNNNNNNNNNNNNNNNNNNNNNNNNNNNNNNNNNNNNNNNNNNNNNNNNNNNNNNNNNNNNNNNNNNNNNNNNNNNNNNNNNNNNNNNNNNNNNNNNNNNNNNNNNNNNNNNNNNNNNNNNNNNNNNNNNNNNNNNNNNNNNNNNNNNNNNNNNNNNNNNNNNNNNNNNNNNNNNNNNNNNNNNNNNNNNNNNNNNNNNNNNNNNNNNNNNNNNNNNNNNNNNNNNNNNNNNNNNNNNNNNNNNNNNNNNNNNNNNNNNNNNNNNNNNNNNNNNNNNNNNNNNNNNNNNNNNNNNNNNNNNNNNNNNNNNNNNNNNNNNNNNNNNNNNNNNNNNNNNNNNNNNNNNNNNNNNNNNNNNNNNNNNNNNNNNNNNNNNNNNNNNNNNNNNNNNNNNNNNNNNNNNNNNNNNNNNNNNNNNNNNNNNNNNNNNNNNNNNNNNNNNNNNNNNNNNNNNNNNNNNNNNNNNNNNNNNNNNNNNNNNNNNNNNNNNNNNNNNNNNNNNNNNNNNNNNNNNNNNNNNNNNNNNNNNNNNNNNNNNNNNNNNNNNNNNNNNNNNNNNNNNNNNNNNNNNNNNNNNNNNNNNNNNNNNNNNNNNNNNNNNNNNNNNNNNNNNNNNNNNNNNNNNNNNNNNNNNNNNNNNNNNNNNNNNNNNNNNNNNNNNNNNNNNNNNNNNNNNNNNNNNNNNNNNNNNNNNNNNNNNNNNNNNNNNNNNNNNNNNNNNNNNNNNNNNNNNNNNNNNNNNNNNNNNNNNNNNNNNNNNNNNNNNNNNNNNNNNNNNNNNNNNNNNNNNNNNNNNNNNNNNNNNNNNNNNNNNNNNNNNNNNNNNNNNNNNNNNNNNNNNNNNNNNNNNNNNNNNNNNNNNNNNNNNNNNNNNNNNNNNNNNNNNNNNNNNNNNNNNNNNNNNNNNNNNNNNNNNNNNNNNNNNNNNNNNNNNNNNNNNNNNNNNNNNNNNNNNNNNNNNNNNNNNNNNNNNNNNNNNNNNNNNNNNNNNNNNNNNNNNNNNNNNNNNNNNNNNNNNNNNNNNNNNNNNNNNNNNNNNNNNNNNNNNNNNNNNNNNNNNNNNNNNNNNNNNNNNNNNNNNNNNNNNNNNNNNNNNNNNNNNNNNNNNNNNNNNNNNNNNNNNNNNNNNNNNNNNNNNNNNNNNNNNNNNNNNNNNNNNNNNNNNNNNNNNNNNNNNNNNNNNNNNNNNNNNNNNNNNNNNNNNNNNNNNNNNNNNNNNNNNNNNNNNNNNNNNNNNNNNNNNNNNNNNNNNNNNNNNNNNNNNNNNNNNNNNNNNNNNNNNNNNNNNNNNNNNNNNNNNNNNNNNNNNNNNNNNNNNNNNNNNNNNNNNNNNNNNNNNNNNNNNNNNNNNNNNNNNNNNNNNNNNNNNNNNNNNNNNNNNNNNNNNNNNNNNNNNNNNNNNNNNNNNNNNNNNNNNNNNNNNNNNNNNNNNNNNNNNNNNNNNNNNNNNNNNNNNNNNNNNNNNNNNNNNNNNNNNNNNNNNNNNNNNNNNNNNNNNNNNNNNNNNNNNNNNNNNNNNNNNNNNNNNNNNNNNNNNNNNNNNNNNNNNNNNNNNNNNNNNNNNNNNNNNNNNNNNNNNNNNNNNNNNNNNNNNNNNNNNNNNNNNNNNNNNNNNNNNNNNNNNNNNNNNNNNNNNNNNNNNNNNNNNNNNNNNNNNNNNNNNNNNNNNNNNNNNNNNNNNNNNNNNNNNNNNNNNNNNNNNNNNNNNNNNNNNNNNNNNNNNNNNNNNNNNNNNNNNNNNNNNNNNNNNNNNNNNNNNNNNNNNNNNNNNNNNNNNNNNNNNNNNNNNNNNNNNNNNNNNNNNNNNNNNNNNNNNNNNNNNNNNNNNNNNNNNNNNN
The DNA window shown above is from Triticum dicoccoides isolate Atlit2015 ecotype Zavitan unplaced genomic scaffold, WEW_v2.0 scaffold69252, whole genome shotgun sequence and carries:
- the LOC119347602 gene encoding protein CDI-like → MSPAPSHLTGADATAEPFRIYVGYDSREDIAYRVCRRSLLRRSSVPLEVIPIVQQELREAGLYWRERGPTESTEFSFTRFLTPHLAGYRGWALFVDCDFLFVADVAELARMADPRYAVLCVHHDYTPKEATKMDGAVQTVYPRKNWSSMVLFNCGHPKNRAALTPEAVSTQSGAHLHRFAWLDDADVGEVPFAWNFLVGHNRVDPANVDGTTPRAIHYTSGGPWFERYKDCEFADLWVQERDAYESAEKEDAVEGTGVPPSSAVAMDA